Part of the Caulifigura coniformis genome, CCGTACGCCATCCTCAAGGGTCTCACGTCGAGTCAATCACGCAGCGATCGAGGCAAGCGACATGGCGGCACCGGCAGCCGGAGGCGACAAGAACCGTTGGGCGAGCGACTGTTTCCGCAAGGGAACGGAAGCGGTCAACAAGAAGAACTGGGACCTCGCCATCGAGATGTTCGGCATGTGCGTCAAGCTCGTGCCCGACAACATCGGTTTTCGCCAGAACCTGCGCGGCGTCACCAAAAAGAAATACAACGACAACGGATCGGGTGCCGGAGCGCTCGCGAAGGCGAAACTGGTCGGCCTGCGGAGCCGCATCAAGAAATCTAAGGCCGCCAAAAACTGGGAAGACGCGGACAAGGCCTGCGAAGAGGGCCTCCTCGTCAATCCGTGGGACGTCGGGCTCAACGTCGACCTGGGCGAAATCTGCAAGGAGACTGAGCGGACCGACATGTCCGCCTGGGCCTACGGGCTCGCCCGCCAGGGGGACATGAACAACCTGGACATCAATATCGCCCTCGCCAACGTTCTCGAAGAACGGGGGCAGTACGCCGAAGCGGCCGGAGTCTGGCGGCACCTCTACAAGCTCGATCCCAAGAACGGCCAGGCCCGCTCGAAGATCGCGGCACTGGAAACGAAGACGACCATCGAAGCCGGCGGCTACGAGGGCGCCAAGAACACCGGCGACGTGCGGGTGAACAAGGAAGTCGTCCGGAAAGGCGAAGTCGTCGCGCCGGGTCAGTCCGTCGAGATCGACATGCGGCATGCCATCCGCAAGGAACCGCAGAACAAGGGGCTGTACCTGAAACTCGCCGATCACCTGCGGAAGAACCGCAAGCTCGACGAAGCGCGCGAAACCTTGAACCAGGCGCTCGAAATCTCGGGCAACGACCCCGCGATCACCGAGATTCTCGAAGACGTCGAGCTCGATCAGCTGGCGCTGAACCTCGATGCCGCCAAGCAGACGGCGGCCGCAAGCGGCAAGGACACCGACCGTCAGAACACCGTCGCACTGGCGCAGGAACTTCTCAAGCGGCAGATCGAAGTCCTCAGCGCCCGCGTCGAGAAGTATCCGGCCGACCTGGGACGGAAATACGACCTGGCCCTGCTCCTGATGCGCATCCAGAAATGGCAGCAGGCGATTCCGAACCTTCAGAAGGCGTCGCAGGATCCCCGGATGCGGGGCAAGGCACTCGTCGCGCTGGGCGAATGCTTCCTGTACGACAAGAAGGGCTCGCTCGCCCGCGGACAGTTTGAACGGGCCCTGCCGGAGCTCAGCTTCGACCAGGAGCCCGATATGTACAAGAAGACCTACTACAACCTCGGCCGCATCTGTGAAGAAGTCGGCGACAAGGCCGCGGCCGAGAAGTACTACGGCGAAGTCCTCGTGGTCGACTACGAATACAAGGACGCCAACGAGCGCCTCACCAAACTGCAGGGCGGCGAGTAACCTGCATCGTCGGCCGGAAAACACGGAGGCGCCGAGGTCGTGGAGACGCGAGGAGGGCATCTCTTGCTCCGCTCCACAGTCTCTGGTCGAACGCGGCGATCCTGGCGACGTGGATTCCGATGGCCGAACCGAAGCGTCTCCTCAGTGCGTCTCTGCAAACTTCGTGTCTCCGCGTTCATTGAACTGTTTTCGTGTCCCTCCGCGTCACCAATCTTTGCCTGTCCGTCGAGCAGTCCGAACTGGAACTGAACGACGTTGTTGCGCGGCAGCTCAGGCTGAAGCCGGGTGACCTCGCCCGCCTGCGGATCCTGCGAAAGAGCCTCGACGCCCGCTCCCGCGGTGACATGAAGTTCGTCTACACGCTGGAGGTCGAGCCCCGACCCGGCGTCACCGTCACCAGGAAGCCCGGCGACTGTGAAGTCGCCCAGTATCAGCCGGAGCAGTTCGACGATCCCCCCGACGGAAAGGCCCCCCTCGGCCAGCGCCCGATCGTCGTCGGCGCCGGCCCGGGCGGACTCCTCGCCGGCTACTACCTGGCCCGGCGCGGATACGCCCCCCTGATCCTGGAACGCGGCAAGCCGGTCAAAGAGCGAGTCCCGGCCATCCGACTGTTCGACTCCGGCGGTCCTCACGATCCCGAAAACAACTACCTGTTCGGCGAAGGAGGAGCCGGAGCGTTTTCCGACGGCAAGTTGACCTGCCGGATGACCGGCGCCGATGTCGACTGGGTGCTGCAGTCGTTTGTCGATTGCGGCGGCCGCCCGTCGCTGGTCTACGAGAACCGACCGCACCTCGGCAGCAACAAGCTCCCGATGATCTGCCGCAACTACCGCCGAAAGATCGAGGCGCTGGGAGGCGAATACCGATTCGACTGCCGCGTCGAAGGACTCCGCAGCCAGGAAGGCCGCATTGTCGGCGTGGAAACGAGCAGCGGCTTCATCGCCGGGAACGTCGTCATCTTCGCCCCCGGCCACAGCGCGCGGGAAACCTATCGCTGGCTGCTCGCCGCCGGCGTGCCCATCCACCAGAAGGCCTTCCAGCTCGGCCTCCGCATCGAGCAGCCGCAGGAGCAGGTCAACCGCTGGAAATACGGGCACGAGCGTTACCTGGATCTCCTCGGAGCCGCCGACTACTCGCTCGGCGCCAAAGGAGACCGCGACCTGTACACGTTCTGCATGTGCGCCGGCGGCTACGTGATTCCCAGCGTCTCCGATCCCGGCCTGTTCTGTTCGAACGGCATGAGCAACTCCCGCCACGATTCCCCATTCGCCAACAGCGGGTTGATGGTCACTCTGCAGCCCGCCGAGTTCGGCGGCGAGCATCCGCTGGCCGGCGTCGAACTGCAGGCTCGCTACGAAAAACTGGCGTTCGAACTCAGCCGCAACTACCTCGCCCCCATCCAGTGGGCCAACGATTTCGTCGCGGGGCGTCGCACGGCGTCCACCGACAAGCTTCCGTCGTCCTACGAGCGGGGCGTCATCCCGGCCGACCTGCATGAAGTGCTTCCTCCCGCGATTGCCCAGGCGATTGCCAGAGGCCTGCCGCAGCTCGACCAGAAATCGCGCGGCATGATGCTGAAGAACGCCACGCTCGTGGGACCGGAAATGCGAGGCAGCGCGCCGGTCCGCATCGAGCGGGATGCGGAGTCGCGAGACACTCCCGGCTTCACCGGCTTCTACCCCGTCGGCGAGGGAGCCGGCTACGCGGGTGGCATCGTCAGCGCCGCGGTGGATGGTCTGCGAAGCGCCCGGGAAATTGTGCGGCGCTACGCACCGGTCACAACGTGATTGTTCCCGACGCTGCCAGCGTCGGCTGCGGCAGTGCTGAGGACAGCGTTCAGTCCAGTCCGTGTTTCTTCAGCTTGCTGTAGTAGGTGCTCCGCGGCATTCCGAGGAGACGGGCCGCATCCGCCTTGTTGCCGTTCGCCCGCTGCAGCGCGTCCTCCAGCATCGACTTCTCATCACTGGAGCCGCTGACCAGGATCCGCCTGGGCGCGGCGAGGACGTCGACGGTCAACGCGCGGCGGCGCGGACGATCGGCCTCTTCCGAACGACGCCCCAGCAGCGGCGTCGAAGGCTCCCGCATTTCTGCGGGAAGTTCGGCCACCGTCAGCGACGCCCCTTCCGCCAGCACCACGGCCCGCTCGATGATGTTCTGCAGCTCACGGATGTTTCCGGGCCAGTTGTATTCCGTCAGCCGCCGCATGGCGGTTTCGTCGATCGAGGTGACTCTCCGCCCCGTACGCTCGCCAGCCCGCCGCAGGAAGTGCAGCGCCAGTTCGAACAGGTCCTCACGCCGCTCGCGCAGCGGCGGCAGCGTGATCGTCACCACGTTCAGCCGGTAGTAAAGATCTTCCCGGAACTTCCCTTCGGCGATCAGGCGCTCCAGGTTCTGGTGCGTGGCAGCGACGACGCGCACATCCACCGGAATCGACTGTGACCCTCCCACCGGCTCGATGATCCGCTCCTGCAGCACCCGCAGCAGCTTGATCTGGGTTTCCAGCGAGATGTCTCCAATTTCGTCGAGGAACAGCGTCCCCCCCTCGGCCAGCTGAAAACGGCCGACCCGCGCGTCCCGCGCATCGGTGAACGCCCCTTTGACGTGTCCGAAGAGTTCGCTTTCCAGCAGTGTCGGCGACAGCGACGCGCAGTGGACGCTCACCAGCGGACCATCGGCGCGCGGGCTGTTCTCGTGGATGGCGCGGGCGAGAAGCTCCTTGCCCGTGCCGCTCTCGCCGCGCAGAAGGACCGAAGCCTCGCTCGCGGCGACCTTCCGAACCGTCTCCAGCACCCCCTGGATCGCCGGGCTGGTCCCCTTGATCGCCTCCCTGCGGAACTCGGTCAGATCCCCGTCCGCCTGCGGGTCGGTCACGTGATGCGAAAGCTCCGCCTGGAGGAACGCGATACGCCTCTCCTGTTCGGCAATATGCCGGGCCTGCTGCTGGACATCTTCATTCAGCCTGTTGATGTCCGCATGCACCTTGGCACAGTGCAGGGCCACGCCCGTCACCCGCCCGATCGCGGTGATGAACGTGACGTCTTCTCCCGTATAGGCCGCTCCGTTCGACTTCGCCCCCAAGACGACCACCCCAACCAGCTGGCCTTCCGATTCCAGTCCCTGGATGAACTCGGCCGAGTGGGCCCGCAGCCAGTCCTGAATGGGCGAGGCCCCGCTGGGCACGCGCTGCACCGCCACTTCTTCCATCAGCAGCTGCAGGACCGAGTCGTCCTCGCTGAACTGGAGGGGCAGGTTGAAACGCCCGATCACGGTCGACAGCCGAAACCTCTGTCGGTCGTCCTCCACGAGATAGAGCGCGCCGCGATCGACCCGCAGGGCTTCGCAGCACGATGTGAGCAGGTTGTCGGCAACGACCCGGCGTTCGAGCACGTTGGTGATCGAACGATTGATGCGCTGCAGCGCCTTGTCGAGCGGGTACTTCTCGCGGAAGAACCGAAGATCGATCGACCGCTGCAGCCGGTCCCGCAGCCAGTTGCTCGCCAGAACGCTCGCCGTCAAAACGAAGACCATCGGCAGCGGATCATTGAAGCCGCTCCCTTCCCGCCACAGCGCCGCGATGGCCACGCCGGCGATGCTCAGACCGAACGTGATCGTCAGGCCCACGCTGAGGACATAATACCACATGCCCCGGCTGAGGACCTGGTCTACCAGCATCAGCTTGTAGCGGGCGATTCCGACGGCGTAAGCCACCATGAACAGTCCGCTGGCCGCCATCATCGGCGCCCGCGCCGCCCCAAACGCGAAATCATCAGTCCGGAAGTAGGCCAGCCAGAGCGTGTAACAGATGGCGATGGACGAGCCGATCCCCGCCCACAGAATCCACTGGACCTGCGCCCGCTCGAGCGGATTCCGCGCCCCGACATAGCTGCGGATCAGGCGGGCCATGCTGACAACGAAGTAAACCGCCGCCACGCCGATATAGCCGAAGACTCCTGTCCGGAGGATCTCCATCAGCCCCGAGGAGCCGCTGCTCAGGTAACCCTGCAGCCCCCTCTGCAGCACGCCGGGCCCCCAGTCGCTCGACAGCAGACGCGCCATCACCATGCACAGGATGGCCGAGCACATCGCCGCGACCGGAACCGGATACACCACCAGCGGAATCACCGCCGATGAGCCCCGCTGCGAATCGGGAGCCGGATAGACGAGGAAGAAGTGCAGCAGCACCGCCGGAAACAGCACCGCCGCCGACGTGAACGACAGCGTCAGCAGTGGTGAAGACGCCAGGACCCACCAGTGGTTGCCGCCGGTATAGGCCACCAGCGCCAGGCTGCTGACCATGAAAAACAGTTTAACCGCCTGATCGTCCGGCCGCTTCCAGTAGGTCAGTCCGGTCAGCACCACGATCGGGAACTGGAGAAGCAGCCACAGCACCGACCACGCCAGCGGAGTGAGCGGCTGGGGTAGAACTTTCAGCCAGCCGACATGCAGCGTGCCATCGACATGCGAACGAAAGACGGCATGGACGAACCGGGTGCCGTTCTCGATCTCAACAAAACGGTACGTCGAATCGGGAGTCAGGTCGGCTGGCGAGGCGTAGTTGTTGAGCCGCCCGTACTGGCTGCTGACCCGGCTCCGAAGATCGGCCAGGACATAGGTGTAGTCGACAAACGAACGAATCGACCTCCCCCCCAGCGAGACCAGACGGTCGCCCGGGACAGGCAGCACCTTGCCATCGAAGTCGTCCTCGCGGGGGCCATAACGGATCGGCAGCCCGAGTTCGGCCACCGATTCCTCGGAGAGCACACACCGCACGGGAAGGTCGGGCGAGGAGGCGACATACCACAACGCGAAAAGGCTGAAGAGTCCGCACAGCGCCGAGACGCAGGTGAGGACCAGCTGGTCTTTTCGTAGATTGGGGGACATCGGCAATCTAACCTTGTGAACAAATATTCACAGGATCCAGCGCCGAAATCAGCGCCGAACCCCGCCACACAGTACCTTTTCGGCGCGCCACTGGCAAGAGGCCGCCAAGCGCCGAAACAAGTTCGAAACGTATAACTCCATTCCCTGAATGCACTTCGTTGCGCCGAATTCAATCCATCCGCTTTTCCGCAACAACTCGGCGCGGAACGGCACGTCGTCTGCAATCCTTTCAAACGCCCAGCAAGACCCTTGGCTGATGGCGAAGGTCAAAGAGACGCGGAACTGACTAGGCAGCCTGACCCACGTTGCTTTTCAGAAACCGTACTCCACTCCGGCCCCGCGTCCCGGACCTTCGACTCGCCAAGGGTCTTTCTATTTGCGCGGGCCATCTTCCCCCCGGGCCCCTCACTTCCCCCCGGGCCCCTCACTCTTCGCAATTGCGCCCCGACACGCCCCGTCCCCGGGAGATGCCAGCGTCAATGCTCTGATGCACTGGAACAGCCAGTCCCGACTCGCGAAGCCGCCCCCCGTGAGGCGAACTTGGTATCGGCACCCTTCCAAGGCGCAACCCTGCCGTCTGGCAGAGGATCCGCAGCCCACGTCGGGCCGGGCTACTCGCGGGTGATAGTCTCATCGAGGTTCAGCAGCACACGACTGACAGCCGTCCACGCCGCGGCCTGAGCGGGTGTCGCTCCAGGCGGCAGGATCGGGGGATGGGCCGGATCGCTGGCCGCCGCCTCCCACGCCGCCTTGTCGTCTCCGGCGAACCGCTCGTTCTCACGCCGCCAGAGCTCAGCCACAACGTGCAGCTCCTCGTCGGAAGGCCAGCGGCTCGTGCACTGCCGGAACGCCTTCCGGATCCGCAGTCGTTCGTCTCCTGCGTCCAGCAGAAGCGTCTTCCCCATCGCCCGGGCGCATTCCATGAAGACGGGCTCATTCAGCGTCATTAACGCCTGCAGCGGGGTATTCGACCTCGCCCGCCGCACGCATGAGAAGTCGCCGTTCGGGGCATCGAACGCCTGCAGCACCGGATACGGAATCGACCGGAAACGGAAGGTGTACAGCGCACGGCGGTAGCGCTGCACGCCGGTGTCTTCTTTCCAGGTCTTGGGGCCATAGCTCACCGGCGGCTGCAGCATGAAGTCGGGAAGCGGCGGATGGACCGGCCGGCCTCCGGTCTCCCGGTTCAGCAACCCCGATGCAGCGAGCGAAATATCGCGCACCAGTTCGGCGTCCACCCGGAATCGGGCTCCTCGCGCCAAGAGCCGGTTGTAAGGATCGCGAAGCGCCAGGTCCGGCGAGACCTTCGAGGACTGCCGATACGTTGCGGAATGGACGATCAGCCGGTGAATGTGCTTCAGGCTCCACGGCGCCGCCCCCTGGGCGTCGTTTGAGGGCTCCATCAGTTCGACCGCCAGCCAGTCCAGCAATTCCGGATGAGATGGCGGCTCCG contains:
- a CDS encoding tetratricopeptide repeat protein; translated protein: MAAPAAGGDKNRWASDCFRKGTEAVNKKNWDLAIEMFGMCVKLVPDNIGFRQNLRGVTKKKYNDNGSGAGALAKAKLVGLRSRIKKSKAAKNWEDADKACEEGLLVNPWDVGLNVDLGEICKETERTDMSAWAYGLARQGDMNNLDINIALANVLEERGQYAEAAGVWRHLYKLDPKNGQARSKIAALETKTTIEAGGYEGAKNTGDVRVNKEVVRKGEVVAPGQSVEIDMRHAIRKEPQNKGLYLKLADHLRKNRKLDEARETLNQALEISGNDPAITEILEDVELDQLALNLDAAKQTAAASGKDTDRQNTVALAQELLKRQIEVLSARVEKYPADLGRKYDLALLLMRIQKWQQAIPNLQKASQDPRMRGKALVALGECFLYDKKGSLARGQFERALPELSFDQEPDMYKKTYYNLGRICEEVGDKAAAEKYYGEVLVVDYEYKDANERLTKLQGGE
- a CDS encoding NAD(P)/FAD-dependent oxidoreductase: MSLRVTNLCLSVEQSELELNDVVARQLRLKPGDLARLRILRKSLDARSRGDMKFVYTLEVEPRPGVTVTRKPGDCEVAQYQPEQFDDPPDGKAPLGQRPIVVGAGPGGLLAGYYLARRGYAPLILERGKPVKERVPAIRLFDSGGPHDPENNYLFGEGGAGAFSDGKLTCRMTGADVDWVLQSFVDCGGRPSLVYENRPHLGSNKLPMICRNYRRKIEALGGEYRFDCRVEGLRSQEGRIVGVETSSGFIAGNVVIFAPGHSARETYRWLLAAGVPIHQKAFQLGLRIEQPQEQVNRWKYGHERYLDLLGAADYSLGAKGDRDLYTFCMCAGGYVIPSVSDPGLFCSNGMSNSRHDSPFANSGLMVTLQPAEFGGEHPLAGVELQARYEKLAFELSRNYLAPIQWANDFVAGRRTASTDKLPSSYERGVIPADLHEVLPPAIAQAIARGLPQLDQKSRGMMLKNATLVGPEMRGSAPVRIERDAESRDTPGFTGFYPVGEGAGYAGGIVSAAVDGLRSAREIVRRYAPVTT
- a CDS encoding sigma-54-dependent Fis family transcriptional regulator, whose translation is MSPNLRKDQLVLTCVSALCGLFSLFALWYVASSPDLPVRCVLSEESVAELGLPIRYGPREDDFDGKVLPVPGDRLVSLGGRSIRSFVDYTYVLADLRSRVSSQYGRLNNYASPADLTPDSTYRFVEIENGTRFVHAVFRSHVDGTLHVGWLKVLPQPLTPLAWSVLWLLLQFPIVVLTGLTYWKRPDDQAVKLFFMVSSLALVAYTGGNHWWVLASSPLLTLSFTSAAVLFPAVLLHFFLVYPAPDSQRGSSAVIPLVVYPVPVAAMCSAILCMVMARLLSSDWGPGVLQRGLQGYLSSGSSGLMEILRTGVFGYIGVAAVYFVVSMARLIRSYVGARNPLERAQVQWILWAGIGSSIAICYTLWLAYFRTDDFAFGAARAPMMAASGLFMVAYAVGIARYKLMLVDQVLSRGMWYYVLSVGLTITFGLSIAGVAIAALWREGSGFNDPLPMVFVLTASVLASNWLRDRLQRSIDLRFFREKYPLDKALQRINRSITNVLERRVVADNLLTSCCEALRVDRGALYLVEDDRQRFRLSTVIGRFNLPLQFSEDDSVLQLLMEEVAVQRVPSGASPIQDWLRAHSAEFIQGLESEGQLVGVVVLGAKSNGAAYTGEDVTFITAIGRVTGVALHCAKVHADINRLNEDVQQQARHIAEQERRIAFLQAELSHHVTDPQADGDLTEFRREAIKGTSPAIQGVLETVRKVAASEASVLLRGESGTGKELLARAIHENSPRADGPLVSVHCASLSPTLLESELFGHVKGAFTDARDARVGRFQLAEGGTLFLDEIGDISLETQIKLLRVLQERIIEPVGGSQSIPVDVRVVAATHQNLERLIAEGKFREDLYYRLNVVTITLPPLRERREDLFELALHFLRRAGERTGRRVTSIDETAMRRLTEYNWPGNIRELQNIIERAVVLAEGASLTVAELPAEMREPSTPLLGRRSEEADRPRRRALTVDVLAAPRRILVSGSSDEKSMLEDALQRANGNKADAARLLGMPRSTYYSKLKKHGLD